A genomic window from Planctomycetota bacterium includes:
- a CDS encoding adenosylcobalamin-dependent ribonucleoside-diphosphate reductase: MAKKPPPTHVMKRNGRLEAFDPRKITQAILKAQRAVGTADPAFAERCAARVIARLRRQPTVEQIQDAVERVLVREGRADLAKAYILYRQRRADLRRVKRLLGVADDLKLPLNATQVLERRYLLRDERGEVAETPHEMFVRVARAIAAPDANYPEADVERAEHEFLEMMVRLEFLPNSPTLMNAGTPLGQLAACFVLPVGDSLREIFDTVRDMALIHQSGGGTGFSFSRLRPKGDLVRSTGGVASGPISFMHVYDETTNTIKQGGRRRGANMGILRVDHPDIVEFVTAKLDGATLRNFNLSVAVTDAFMAAAAKGRDYDLVNPRTGKTAGRHNAREMLDLIATSAWRCGDPGLVFLDEINRHNPTPAVGVIEATNPCGEQPLLPYEACNLGSINLAVMVRDGEVDWARLADVARKGVHFLDNVIDASRYPLDAIAANTRASRKIGLGVMGFAEALIRLGVPYDSDEAVALAERIMGFVAAEARKASQELGERRGSFPHFAHSVWPERGFAALRNATCTTVAPTGTISIIAGCSSGIEPLFALSYVRHVLDGATLIEENALFREAAERGGFYSDDLIREIARRGSCRGLKGVPKSVQRLFPTAFDIAPEWHVRLQAAFQRHTDSAVSKTCNLPQAAAPADVRHIFELAWKLRCKGITVYRYGSAAGQVLALDEDACTRCERPQGETA; the protein is encoded by the coding sequence ATGGCGAAGAAGCCGCCGCCAACCCACGTGATGAAGCGCAACGGGCGCCTCGAGGCGTTCGACCCGCGCAAGATCACCCAGGCCATTCTCAAAGCCCAGCGCGCCGTGGGCACGGCCGACCCCGCGTTCGCCGAGCGCTGCGCGGCGCGCGTCATCGCCCGCCTGCGCAGGCAGCCCACGGTGGAGCAGATCCAGGACGCGGTGGAGCGGGTGCTCGTGCGCGAGGGCCGGGCCGACCTGGCGAAGGCCTACATCCTCTATCGCCAGCGGCGGGCCGATCTGCGGCGCGTGAAGCGCCTGCTCGGCGTGGCCGACGACCTCAAGCTGCCCCTCAACGCCACCCAGGTGCTCGAGCGCCGCTACCTGCTCCGCGACGAGCGGGGCGAGGTGGCCGAGACGCCTCACGAGATGTTCGTGCGCGTGGCCCGCGCCATCGCGGCGCCCGACGCCAACTACCCGGAGGCCGATGTCGAGCGCGCGGAGCACGAGTTCCTCGAGATGATGGTGCGGCTGGAGTTCCTGCCCAATTCGCCCACGCTGATGAACGCGGGCACGCCGCTGGGGCAACTGGCCGCCTGCTTCGTGCTGCCCGTGGGCGATTCGCTGCGCGAGATCTTCGACACCGTGCGCGACATGGCCCTCATCCACCAGTCGGGCGGCGGCACGGGCTTCTCGTTCTCGCGCCTGCGCCCTAAGGGCGACCTCGTGCGCTCGACCGGCGGCGTCGCGTCCGGGCCGATCTCCTTCATGCACGTCTACGACGAAACCACCAACACGATCAAGCAGGGCGGCCGGCGCCGCGGCGCCAACATGGGCATCCTCCGCGTGGACCATCCCGACATCGTGGAGTTCGTCACCGCCAAGCTCGACGGGGCGACGCTGCGCAACTTCAACCTCTCGGTCGCCGTGACCGACGCCTTCATGGCCGCCGCCGCGAAGGGGCGGGACTACGACCTCGTGAACCCACGCACCGGCAAGACGGCGGGCCGCCACAATGCGCGCGAGATGCTCGACCTCATCGCCACCTCGGCCTGGCGCTGCGGCGACCCCGGCCTCGTGTTCCTCGACGAGATCAACCGCCACAACCCCACGCCCGCCGTGGGCGTCATCGAGGCCACCAATCCCTGCGGCGAGCAGCCCCTCCTGCCCTACGAAGCCTGCAACCTCGGCTCCATCAACCTCGCCGTGATGGTCCGCGACGGCGAGGTGGACTGGGCGCGTCTGGCCGATGTCGCGCGCAAGGGCGTGCACTTCCTGGACAACGTGATTGACGCCTCGCGCTACCCGCTCGACGCCATTGCGGCGAACACGCGGGCGAGCCGCAAGATCGGCCTGGGCGTGATGGGCTTCGCCGAGGCCCTCATCCGGCTGGGCGTGCCTTACGACTCCGACGAGGCGGTGGCCCTGGCCGAACGAATCATGGGCTTCGTGGCCGCCGAGGCGCGCAAGGCGTCGCAGGAACTCGGCGAGCGGCGCGGCTCATTCCCCCACTTCGCCCACAGCGTGTGGCCCGAGCGGGGCTTCGCCGCCCTGCGCAACGCCACGTGCACCACGGTGGCGCCCACGGGCACCATCAGCATCATCGCGGGCTGCTCCAGCGGCATCGAGCCCCTCTTCGCCCTCTCCTACGTGCGGCACGTGCTCGACGGCGCCACGCTGATCGAGGAGAACGCCCTCTTCCGCGAGGCGGCCGAGCGGGGCGGCTTCTACAGCGACGACCTGATTCGCGAGATCGCCCGCCGCGGCTCGTGCCGCGGCCTCAAGGGCGTGCCGAAGAGCGTCCAGCGCCTCTTCCCCACGGCCTTCGACATCGCGCCGGAGTGGCACGTAAGGCTTCAGGCCGCCTTCCAGCGCCACACCGACAGCGCCGTCTCGAAAACCTGCAACCTCCCGCAGGCCGCCGCCCCGGCCGACGTCCGCCACATCTTCGAGCTGGCCTGGAAGCTCCGCTGCAAGGGCATCACCGTCTACCGCTACGGCTCGGCGGCCGGCCAGGTGCTCGCCCTCGACGAGGACGCCTGCACCCGCTGCGAGCGGCCGCAAGGCGAGACGGCCTAG
- a CDS encoding MBL fold metallo-hydrolase — MARASGDYIKFLGTAGARFVMITQRRSSAGVLYSLGGFQLLVDPGPGCLVRCYASRPRVDPSKLDAILLTHGHLDHAGDVNVMLEAMTEGGHRHRGTLFAPGEALDGDPIVMRYVRHYVGRIEVLGEGRTWELTPGVTLTTPVRHLHSGEAYGLRLDTPRQRISHVADTSYFPELVQHYAPCDVLIVHMVLYQVDPERKRRILHMDLADATRLVGEVRPKLAILTHFGMTVLDAKPWLVAERMSEETGVRVLAARDGMTFDLDEWMSG; from the coding sequence ATGGCCAGAGCGTCGGGTGATTACATCAAGTTCCTCGGCACCGCGGGCGCGCGCTTCGTGATGATCACGCAACGGCGCAGTTCGGCCGGCGTGCTCTATTCGCTCGGCGGGTTCCAGCTTCTCGTGGACCCCGGCCCCGGCTGCCTGGTCCGGTGCTACGCCAGCCGCCCCAGGGTGGACCCTTCGAAGCTCGACGCCATACTGCTCACCCACGGCCATCTGGACCACGCGGGCGATGTGAACGTGATGCTCGAGGCGATGACCGAAGGCGGCCACCGCCATCGCGGCACGCTCTTCGCCCCCGGCGAGGCGCTCGACGGCGACCCCATCGTGATGCGCTACGTGCGCCACTACGTGGGGCGCATCGAGGTGCTCGGCGAGGGGCGGACCTGGGAGCTGACCCCGGGCGTCACCCTCACCACCCCCGTCCGCCACCTGCACAGCGGCGAGGCCTACGGCCTGCGGCTCGACACGCCGCGCCAGCGTATCAGCCACGTGGCCGACACCTCGTACTTCCCCGAACTCGTGCAGCACTACGCCCCGTGCGACGTGTTGATCGTGCACATGGTCCTCTATCAGGTGGACCCCGAGCGCAAGAGGCGCATCCTGCACATGGACCTGGCCGATGCGACGCGCCTCGTGGGCGAGGTGCGGCCCAAGCTGGCCATCCTCACCCACTTTGGCATGACCGTGCTCGACGCCAAGCCCTGGCTTGTCGCCGAGCGCATGAGCGAGGAGACGGGCGTGCGCGTGCTCGCCGCACGCGACGGGATGACGTTCGACCTGGATGAATGGATGAGTGGGTGA
- a CDS encoding flavin reductase family protein has translation MPKTAVEYTDYLRETMAVLADPGCLLATQGKDGTQNAMTIGWGTLGIIWGRPVFVVLVRPSRYTWTLLEENGDFTVNVPPPELRRAVGICGSKSRRDYDKFIETGLTPVPSARVAAPLIEECVVTYECRTIHKNQVMPDALAPAVVKDCYRSGDFHTLYYGQILGVLADADARERLKS, from the coding sequence ATGCCGAAGACCGCGGTTGAGTACACCGACTACCTCAGGGAGACGATGGCTGTCCTCGCCGACCCCGGCTGCCTGCTCGCCACCCAGGGCAAGGACGGCACGCAGAACGCCATGACCATCGGCTGGGGCACCCTCGGGATCATCTGGGGGCGGCCGGTCTTCGTCGTCCTCGTCCGCCCCTCGCGCTACACGTGGACGCTGCTCGAGGAGAACGGCGACTTCACCGTGAACGTGCCCCCGCCCGAGCTGCGCCGGGCCGTGGGCATCTGCGGCTCGAAGTCCCGCCGCGACTACGACAAGTTCATCGAGACCGGCTTGACGCCGGTGCCGAGCGCCCGCGTGGCCGCGCCCCTCATCGAGGAGTGCGTCGTCACCTACGAGTGCCGCACGATCCACAAGAACCAGGTCATGCCCGACGCCCTGGCGCCCGCCGTGGTGAAGGACTGCTATCGCTCGGGCGACTTCCACACGCTCTATTACGGGCAGATCCTGGGCGTCCTGGCGGACGCGGATGCGCGCGAGCGGTTGAAGAGTTGA
- a CDS encoding FGGY family carbohydrate kinase, whose translation MARRIALVMDCGSTTTRVVAVDERGRLVAQAGARSGPSPQLGGDKSWVVWDLDALWTRLARLTRQVCARIRPSDLAAVTITTWGADGAPVAADGTLTYPPICWQCPRTAPTAEAITKRVSAWDLFRTTGYQVISFNTLLRLLWLRENAPEALDGAKAWMMMAGLLSHRLCGEMSMDYTGASTMMAMDLARRTWSPKLLKLAGVDASFFPRFVESGETIGTVTAKTSRATGIPAGTPVTAAGHDTQFAPIGSGARPGEAILSSGTWEILMARVPRFTANRAGFDGGLIIEADALPGLFNPQLLMMGSGVLEWLARHFYADVSETPKLYPTMIGEAAALAPGAGGVTLIPSFVAGTGPTKRYGTLGTVLGLTISTQRGQVYRAALEGLACQLQLAIEMLKTATGFAPKGIRVVGGGSKNDLWNQIRADVTGLPVTTIEQKEATVLGAAICAFVGTGVYPSVKAAQKAMRLNETVFRPSRQRDAYQKLYAAYKAVLPRLKPHYS comes from the coding sequence ATGGCCCGCCGCATTGCCCTCGTGATGGACTGTGGCTCCACCACCACCCGCGTCGTGGCTGTGGACGAGCGGGGCCGGCTCGTCGCCCAGGCGGGCGCGCGCAGCGGCCCCAGCCCGCAACTCGGCGGCGACAAGAGCTGGGTCGTGTGGGACCTCGACGCGCTGTGGACGCGTCTCGCCCGGCTCACAAGACAAGTGTGCGCGAGGATCAGGCCGAGCGACCTCGCGGCCGTCACCATCACCACGTGGGGCGCCGACGGGGCGCCCGTGGCCGCCGACGGCACACTCACCTATCCCCCCATCTGCTGGCAGTGTCCCCGCACCGCGCCCACCGCCGAGGCGATCACGAAGAGGGTGTCGGCCTGGGACCTCTTCCGCACCACGGGCTACCAGGTGATTTCGTTCAACACGCTGCTCCGGCTCCTGTGGCTCCGCGAGAACGCCCCGGAGGCTCTCGACGGCGCGAAGGCCTGGATGATGATGGCCGGCCTGCTCAGCCACCGCCTGTGCGGCGAAATGAGCATGGACTACACGGGCGCCTCGACGATGATGGCGATGGACCTGGCCCGCCGCACCTGGTCGCCGAAGCTGCTCAAGCTGGCCGGCGTGGACGCCAGCTTCTTCCCCCGCTTCGTGGAATCGGGCGAGACCATCGGCACGGTCACGGCGAAGACGAGCCGAGCGACGGGCATCCCCGCCGGCACGCCCGTCACCGCCGCGGGCCACGACACGCAGTTCGCCCCCATCGGCTCCGGCGCTCGCCCGGGCGAAGCCATCCTGAGCAGCGGCACGTGGGAAATCCTCATGGCCCGCGTGCCAAGGTTCACCGCCAACCGCGCCGGCTTCGATGGCGGCCTCATCATCGAGGCCGATGCCCTCCCCGGCCTCTTCAACCCCCAACTGCTGATGATGGGCTCGGGCGTGCTGGAGTGGCTGGCGAGGCACTTCTACGCCGACGTGAGCGAGACGCCGAAACTCTACCCCACGATGATCGGCGAGGCGGCGGCGCTCGCTCCGGGCGCGGGCGGGGTCACGCTCATCCCGAGCTTCGTGGCTGGCACCGGGCCCACCAAGCGCTACGGCACGCTGGGCACGGTTCTCGGCCTCACCATCTCGACACAACGGGGCCAGGTCTACCGCGCGGCGCTCGAGGGGCTGGCCTGCCAGCTTCAGTTGGCGATTGAAATGCTCAAGACCGCAACGGGCTTCGCACCCAAGGGCATCCGCGTCGTGGGCGGGGGTTCGAAGAACGACCTGTGGAACCAGATTCGCGCCGACGTCACCGGCCTGCCCGTCACCACCATCGAGCAGAAGGAAGCCACGGTCCTGGGCGCGGCCATCTGCGCCTTCGTCGGCACGGGCGTCTACCCATCGGTGAAGGCGGCCCAGAAGGCGATGAGGCTGAATGAGACGGTCTTCCGCCCGTCGAGGCAGCGCGATGCCTATCAGAAGCTCTACGCAGCTTACAAGGCTGTCCTCCCGAGGCTCAAGCCGCACTATTCGTGA
- a CDS encoding uroporphyrinogen decarboxylase family protein, with amino-acid sequence MSEAMSSRERMLCAIEGKAADYVPLSFMIFSACEQRCAGPFEFFERQVELGLDPVVDLWHLNADEVRDAGDAPGPPVTFGPEVRVREWREVVKGERYPLLHKEYATPAGTLACTVQQTDDWASGDHVPFLDDYIEARATKPLVTRSDDLPALRYLLAPPRRHELSRTRQLWAKGTRFAHERGLLSAAGWGIGADALAWLCGLQDSVMMAMDQPELLDAVLDVVSRWNHWRMEVMLDAKPDLLVRRAWYEGTDFWSPALYRRFLFPRLAAEVRMAHQAGAKFGYILTSGAMPLLDMIIEAGVDVLIGVDPIQGKGTDMAEMKRRTAGKLALWGGVNGFLTVERGTPEGIREAVRLALDTLGPDGFILSPVDNIRDTSDEVWRNTMALIEAWREMR; translated from the coding sequence ATGTCGGAAGCAATGTCCTCCCGCGAGCGAATGCTTTGCGCCATCGAGGGGAAGGCGGCGGACTATGTGCCGCTGTCGTTCATGATCTTCTCGGCGTGCGAGCAGCGGTGCGCCGGCCCGTTCGAGTTCTTCGAACGCCAGGTGGAACTGGGCCTCGACCCCGTGGTGGACCTCTGGCACCTGAACGCCGATGAGGTGAGGGACGCCGGCGATGCGCCTGGGCCGCCCGTGACCTTCGGCCCCGAGGTCCGAGTGCGCGAGTGGCGCGAAGTGGTGAAGGGCGAACGCTACCCGCTCCTTCACAAGGAATACGCCACGCCCGCCGGCACGCTCGCCTGCACCGTGCAGCAGACCGACGACTGGGCGTCCGGCGACCACGTGCCGTTCCTCGACGACTACATCGAGGCCCGCGCGACGAAGCCGCTGGTGACGCGCTCCGATGACCTGCCCGCGCTCCGCTACCTTCTGGCCCCGCCGCGGCGGCACGAACTGAGCCGCACCCGCCAGCTCTGGGCCAAGGGCACCCGCTTCGCCCACGAGCGCGGCCTGCTCTCCGCTGCCGGCTGGGGCATCGGCGCCGACGCGCTCGCCTGGCTCTGCGGGCTCCAGGACTCCGTGATGATGGCGATGGACCAGCCCGAACTGCTCGACGCCGTCCTCGACGTCGTGAGCCGCTGGAATCACTGGCGGATGGAGGTGATGCTCGACGCGAAGCCCGACCTGCTCGTTCGCCGAGCCTGGTACGAGGGCACGGACTTCTGGTCGCCGGCGCTCTATCGCCGCTTCCTGTTCCCCCGCCTCGCGGCCGAGGTGAGGATGGCCCACCAGGCGGGGGCGAAGTTCGGCTACATCCTCACCAGCGGCGCCATGCCCCTCCTCGACATGATCATCGAGGCGGGCGTGGACGTGTTGATCGGCGTGGACCCGATTCAGGGCAAAGGCACGGACATGGCCGAGATGAAGCGTCGCACGGCGGGCAAGCTGGCCCTCTGGGGCGGCGTGAACGGCTTCCTCACGGTCGAGCGCGGCACGCCCGAGGGGATTCGCGAGGCCGTCCGCCTGGCCCTCGACACCCTGGGCCCCGACGGCTTCATCCTCAGCCCCGTGGACAATATCCGCGACACATCGGACGAGGTGTGGCGGAACACAATGGCGCTGATCGAAGCATGGAGGGAGATGAGGTAG
- the xylA gene encoding xylose isomerase — MGEFFPGIGKVKYEGPDSKNPLAFKHYDPKQKVLGKTMAEHLRFSVCFWHTFKGTGSDPFGPGTIRRSFQGGDPMTEAENTLRAAFEFFTKLGVGFWCFHDLDIAPEADSLAETNKRFEKMVSLAAKLQNETGVKLLWGTSNMFSNRRFMAGAATNPSPAVFAYAASQVKRAMDATKKLGGAGYVFWGGREGYETLLNTDMGRELDHLARFLHMAVDYKKQIGFKGQFYIEPKPKEPTKHQYDSDAAACYAFLQKYGLVDHLKLNIEANHATLAGHTFHHELAFAAANGIFGSVDANRGDLMLGWDTDQFPTDLYDTTLAMYIILKAGGFTTGGLNFDAKVRRQSIDPEDLFYAHIGGMDAFARGLKAAAKMLKEGKLEKFIAQRYAGWKTDLGRKIEAGKVGFKELEAYTLRNGEPKIQSGRQEMLENILNEYI, encoded by the coding sequence GTGGGCGAATTCTTCCCTGGCATCGGCAAGGTGAAGTACGAGGGGCCGGATTCGAAGAATCCGCTGGCCTTCAAGCACTACGACCCGAAGCAGAAGGTGCTGGGCAAGACGATGGCCGAGCACCTGCGCTTCAGCGTGTGCTTCTGGCACACGTTCAAAGGCACGGGCAGCGACCCGTTCGGGCCGGGGACGATTCGGCGCTCGTTCCAGGGCGGCGACCCGATGACCGAGGCCGAGAACACGCTGCGGGCGGCCTTCGAGTTCTTCACGAAGCTGGGCGTGGGCTTCTGGTGCTTCCACGACCTGGATATCGCGCCCGAGGCCGACTCGCTGGCCGAGACGAACAAGCGGTTCGAGAAGATGGTGAGCCTGGCGGCTAAGCTCCAGAACGAGACCGGCGTGAAGCTGCTCTGGGGCACGTCGAACATGTTCTCGAACCGCCGCTTCATGGCCGGCGCGGCGACGAATCCCTCCCCCGCGGTCTTCGCCTACGCGGCGAGCCAGGTGAAGCGGGCGATGGACGCCACCAAGAAGCTCGGCGGCGCGGGCTACGTGTTCTGGGGCGGCCGCGAGGGCTACGAGACGCTGCTCAACACCGACATGGGCCGGGAGCTGGACCACCTGGCCCGCTTCCTGCACATGGCCGTGGACTACAAGAAGCAGATCGGCTTCAAGGGACAGTTCTACATCGAGCCGAAGCCGAAGGAGCCGACGAAGCACCAGTACGACAGCGACGCCGCCGCGTGCTATGCCTTCCTCCAGAAGTACGGGCTGGTGGACCACCTGAAGCTGAACATCGAGGCCAACCACGCCACACTGGCGGGGCACACGTTCCACCACGAGCTGGCTTTTGCCGCGGCCAACGGCATCTTCGGCTCGGTGGACGCCAATCGCGGCGACCTGATGCTGGGCTGGGACACGGATCAGTTCCCGACCGATCTCTACGACACCACCCTGGCCATGTACATCATCCTCAAGGCCGGCGGCTTCACCACGGGCGGCCTCAACTTCGACGCCAAGGTGCGGCGCCAGTCCATTGACCCCGAGGATCTCTTCTACGCCCACATTGGCGGCATGGACGCCTTCGCCCGCGGGCTGAAGGCTGCGGCGAAGATGCTCAAGGAGGGCAAGCTCGAGAAGTTCATCGCCCAGCGCTACGCGGGCTGGAAGACCGATCTCGGCAGGAAGATCGAGGCGGGCAAGGTGGGCTTCAAGGAACTCGAAGCCTATACCCTCAGGAACGGCGAGCCGAAGATTCAGAGCGGGCGGCAGGAGATGCTCGAGAACATCCTCAACGAGTACATCTGA
- a CDS encoding four helix bundle protein, whose translation MATYRSFEDLPVWQKAMDLADALFDVAETEAFARRYSLRDSELKGQRHFGAKEKAAKLAEREREAFDAKAAEMVRQAGEREKARRAEHGKA comes from the coding sequence TTGGCGACGTACAGGAGCTTCGAGGACCTGCCAGTGTGGCAGAAGGCGATGGACCTGGCCGATGCGCTGTTCGATGTTGCCGAGACGGAAGCCTTCGCCCGCCGCTACAGCCTCCGCGACAGCGAACTCAAGGGGCAGCGGCACTTCGGCGCCAAGGAGAAGGCGGCGAAGCTGGCCGAACGCGAGCGGGAGGCGTTCGATGCAAAGGCCGCCGAAATGGTCCGTCAGGCCGGAGAACGAGAGAAGGCGCGCCGAGCGGAGCACGGCAAGGCGTGA
- a CDS encoding DUF1844 domain-containing protein — MPEDAQEKVAPGKEPSAGKEEKEMSFEEAVETPEAKFTILVSSLATQVLVSLGQIENPLSKKKEVDLKSARFSIDLLQMLSDKTRGNLTDIEKRYLDGVLYRLRMGYVEASK; from the coding sequence ATGCCCGAAGATGCCCAGGAGAAGGTAGCCCCCGGAAAGGAGCCCTCGGCCGGCAAGGAAGAGAAGGAGATGAGCTTCGAGGAGGCCGTCGAGACGCCCGAGGCGAAGTTCACGATCCTCGTCTCCAGCCTGGCCACCCAAGTGCTCGTGAGCCTCGGCCAGATCGAGAACCCGCTGAGCAAGAAGAAAGAGGTGGACCTCAAGAGCGCCAGGTTCTCCATTGATCTGCTCCAGATGCTCTCGGACAAGACGCGCGGGAACCTGACCGACATCGAGAAGCGTTACCTGGATGGCGTGCTTTACCGGCTGCGCATGGGCTACGTCGAGGCCAGCAAGTAG
- a CDS encoding pyruvate carboxyltransferase yields the protein MARHPWKSDQYFVSPWNYAPEVTSGLDLPHKVQFHDITLRDGEQQSGLCFRKGDKVRIAEALAEAGVDRIEAGMPAVSKQDAQAIKAIVQARLGPKIFSFARCMVPDVQRALDTGVDGIVVEIPCSEHIIRHAYKWPLEKAIGLAIEATRFAHENGLYTVFFPIDASRAEMDWFLQTIARVATEGHMDALALVDTFGGVSPSAMGYLVRKVKERVKVPVETHFHDDFGCGTANTLLGIAAGCEVAHVTVNGIGERCGNASLQEVALALKTMYNVKTRIRCEKLYALSKLVQKVCGYRLPTNAPIVGDRVFEIESGIIVSWLRNCGLEHALELFPYHWTLMGQSGPKVLIGKKSGIDTVRHYMEVLGRADEADDDQLMAILRKVKDEALRQKGLLELRQFESIVAKVLGRKKR from the coding sequence ATGGCAAGGCACCCCTGGAAGTCGGACCAGTACTTCGTCAGCCCCTGGAACTACGCGCCCGAGGTCACGAGCGGCCTCGACCTGCCGCACAAGGTGCAGTTCCACGACATCACGCTGCGCGACGGCGAGCAGCAGTCGGGCCTCTGCTTCCGCAAGGGCGATAAGGTCCGGATCGCCGAGGCCCTGGCCGAAGCGGGCGTGGACCGCATCGAGGCGGGCATGCCCGCTGTCTCGAAGCAGGACGCCCAGGCGATCAAGGCCATCGTCCAGGCCAGGCTCGGCCCGAAGATCTTCTCCTTCGCCCGGTGCATGGTGCCCGATGTCCAGCGCGCCCTCGACACGGGGGTGGACGGCATCGTGGTGGAGATTCCGTGCAGCGAGCACATCATCCGCCACGCCTACAAGTGGCCGCTGGAGAAGGCCATCGGCCTGGCCATCGAGGCCACCCGCTTCGCCCACGAGAACGGTCTCTACACGGTCTTCTTCCCCATTGACGCCAGCCGGGCCGAGATGGACTGGTTTCTCCAGACCATCGCCCGCGTGGCGACCGAGGGGCACATGGACGCGCTGGCGCTGGTGGACACCTTCGGCGGCGTGAGCCCCAGCGCGATGGGCTACCTCGTGCGCAAGGTCAAAGAGCGGGTCAAGGTGCCCGTCGAGACGCATTTTCACGACGACTTCGGCTGCGGCACGGCGAACACGCTGCTGGGCATCGCCGCGGGCTGCGAGGTGGCCCACGTGACGGTGAACGGCATCGGCGAACGCTGCGGCAATGCCTCGCTTCAGGAGGTCGCCCTGGCCCTCAAGACGATGTACAACGTGAAGACCCGCATCCGCTGCGAGAAGCTCTACGCCCTCTCGAAACTCGTGCAGAAGGTCTGCGGCTACAGGCTCCCCACCAACGCCCCGATCGTGGGCGACCGCGTGTTCGAGATCGAGTCGGGCATCATCGTGAGCTGGCTGCGCAACTGCGGCCTCGAGCACGCCCTCGAGCTGTTCCCCTACCACTGGACGCTCATGGGCCAGAGCGGCCCCAAGGTGCTCATCGGCAAGAAGAGCGGCATTGACACCGTGCGCCACTACATGGAAGTCCTCGGCCGCGCCGACGAGGCTGACGACGATCAGCTCATGGCCATCCTGCGGAAGGTCAAGGACGAAGCCCTTCGCCAGAAGGGCCTCCTCGAACTCAGGCAATTCGAGTCCATCGTCGCCAAGGTCCTCGGCCGCAAGAAGCGCTGA
- a CDS encoding TIM barrel protein, whose product MQDLRYQTKRRSREELLKHLQTFELDLKFAVGIWYFAPGGGRFHERYAPDIALEDRIAMAAEWAKWGVAGIEAHYPTEANEENLHLYKKLERETGIRLTNIGPFIFYDKDFEFGSLSNPIRANREKARERVVQALKFVRAAEADHVGIWPGIDGYTYSLGTPFYTMWDTFEEAVASAMDEVPGVRVAIEPKPYEPAPNNILRTTADGLLACHDIEARLTHPENKRRLAEGHRMLVMQPEIGHVCMGFEDVPYAFARCAREGRLGNTHWNSQPLGNYDQDLNVGVVGWEQTEALLYTLKMIGYRGYFCFDINPERMPVEKAVEINCRVLRIMNDRINRLPHERVLDCYFEPHKHRGELELILAEARR is encoded by the coding sequence GTGCAAGACCTGCGGTATCAGACGAAGCGGCGCTCGCGCGAGGAGTTGCTCAAGCACCTCCAGACGTTTGAGCTGGACCTGAAGTTCGCGGTCGGCATCTGGTATTTCGCGCCCGGCGGGGGGCGGTTCCACGAGCGCTACGCGCCCGATATTGCGCTCGAGGACCGCATCGCGATGGCGGCCGAGTGGGCGAAGTGGGGGGTGGCCGGCATCGAAGCCCACTATCCCACCGAGGCCAACGAGGAGAACCTCCACCTCTACAAGAAGCTCGAGAGGGAGACGGGCATCCGCCTCACCAACATCGGGCCGTTCATCTTCTACGACAAGGACTTTGAGTTCGGCTCGCTCTCGAACCCCATCAGGGCCAATCGCGAGAAGGCCCGCGAGAGAGTGGTCCAGGCGCTGAAGTTCGTCCGGGCTGCCGAGGCCGACCACGTGGGCATCTGGCCAGGGATTGACGGCTACACCTACTCGCTCGGCACGCCCTTCTACACGATGTGGGACACGTTTGAGGAGGCCGTGGCCTCGGCGATGGACGAGGTGCCGGGGGTGCGCGTGGCGATCGAGCCGAAGCCCTACGAGCCGGCGCCGAACAACATCCTGCGCACCACGGCCGACGGCCTGCTCGCCTGCCACGACATCGAGGCCCGGCTGACTCACCCCGAGAATAAGCGCCGGCTCGCTGAGGGGCATAGGATGCTCGTCATGCAGCCCGAAATCGGCCACGTGTGCATGGGCTTCGAGGATGTGCCCTACGCCTTCGCCCGCTGCGCGCGCGAGGGACGCCTGGGGAACACCCACTGGAACAGCCAGCCCCTCGGCAACTACGACCAGGACCTCAACGTGGGCGTCGTGGGTTGGGAGCAGACCGAGGCGTTGCTCTACACCCTCAAGATGATCGGCTATCGGGGGTACTTCTGCTTCGACATCAACCCCGAGCGGATGCCCGTTGAGAAGGCCGTGGAAATCAACTGCCGCGTCCTGCGCATCATGAACGACCGCATCAACCGCCTGCCGCACGAACGGGTGCTCGACTGCTATTTCGAGCCCCACAAGCACCGCGGCGAGCTGGAGCTGATCCTGGCCGAGGCGAGGAGGTGA